From the genome of Streptomyces sp. V2I9:
ACCCGCGCGCCCTCCAGGTGGTAGCGCAGCCCGTCGGTGGGCGGCAGCCGGTCCGTGCCCCGCGTCAGGTCCTCGGCCGAGGTGACCGCCAGGCCCGCGAGGGCGGTCGGCGGCTGCTCGCGGAGGCGGGCCATGGCGTCCGCGATGACCGTCAGGTCCTCCACCCGCACCGAGAGCTGGTCGGTGGCGTGCAGGCCGTGGGCGAGCGCCAGGTCGTCCAGCAGGTCCAGGAGCGTACGGCTCCGCTCCTTGAGCACGGAGGCCAGCTCGGCGACGAGGAGGGCGGCGGTGATGCCGTCCTTGTCCCGGACGCCCTCGGGGTCGACGCAGTAGCCGAGCGCCTCCTCGTACCCGTACCGCAGGCCGTCCACCCGCGCGATCCACTTGAAGCCGGTCAGCGTCTCCTCGTACCCGAGGCCCGCCTTCTCCGCGATCCGGCCGAGCAGCGAGGAGGACACGATCGACTCCGCGAACACGCCGGAGACGCCCCGCTCCACCAGGTGCGCCGCGAGCAGCGCGCCCACCTCGTCGCCGCGCAGCATCCGCCAGCCGCCCTCCACCGAGGTGTCGGGCACGGCGACGGCGCAGCGGTCCGCGTCCGGGTCGTTGGCGATGATCAGGTCCGGCGCGGCCCGGCGCGCGGTGGCGAAGGCGAGATCCATCGCGCCGGGCTCCTCCGGATTGGGGAAGGCCACGGTGGGGAACGAGGGGTCCGGCTCGGCCTGCTCGGCGACGAGCACCGGCGCGGGGAAGCCGGCCCGCTCGAACGCGGCGGTCAGCACCGAGGTGCCGACGCCGTGCATCGCCGTGTGGACGATGCGTGCGGTCCGGGGGCTGCCGGCGGCCAGGACCGCGTCCGTACGGGCCAGGTAGGCGTCCAGGACGTCCTCGCCCAGCGTCTCCCAGCCGTCCTCCGGACGGACCACGCCGT
Proteins encoded in this window:
- a CDS encoding phospho-sugar mutase, with the translated sequence MQHDLIAQARTWLAEDPDPETRDELAALIEAGDTQELAARFAGTLQFGTAGLRGELGAGPMRMNRSVVIRAAAGLAAYLKAQGQEGGLVVVGYDARYKSADFARDTAAVMTGAGLRAAVLPRPLPTPVLAYAIRHLGAVAGVEVTASHNPPRDNGYKVYLGDGSQIVPPADGEIAAAIAAVGPLDGVVRPEDGWETLGEDVLDAYLARTDAVLAAGSPRTARIVHTAMHGVGTSVLTAAFERAGFPAPVLVAEQAEPDPSFPTVAFPNPEEPGAMDLAFATARRAAPDLIIANDPDADRCAVAVPDTSVEGGWRMLRGDEVGALLAAHLVERGVSGVFAESIVSSSLLGRIAEKAGLGYEETLTGFKWIARVDGLRYGYEEALGYCVDPEGVRDKDGITAALLVAELASVLKERSRTLLDLLDDLALAHGLHATDQLSVRVEDLTVIADAMARLREQPPTALAGLAVTSAEDLTRGTDRLPPTDGLRYHLEGARVIVRPSGTEPKLKCYLEVVVPVADAAGLPAARVRGAELLAAIKRDLAAAAGI